The proteins below come from a single Malus domestica chromosome 03, GDT2T_hap1 genomic window:
- the LOC139194717 gene encoding uncharacterized protein, with protein MSEVKKQIGQISEFIGQFCEEGKLPSSTIVNPKGGFESAKAITLRSGKEVGIKQNTSKQSQNKDEKLLSEEEELDKATARKEVPLPQPSSAPKPSNSGKGDVIVNHSNPIPPNAPFPHRFMQSKKEENEKDILETFRKVQVNIPLLDAIKQVPRYAKFFKELCATRKRISNKEVVKVNDLVFLADFYVLEMEDSGHSTSLPILLGKPFMKTARTKIDVFKGTLTMEFDGDVIDFNISESIKYPKDDHSCFSIDVFDALAQGYLDSLERDPLETTIVHGVGLNKPKAAIEHTHGKNDDAYAVPPSAEIKEMVAALESLPQHLGKPPNPIPILVSTNKLLPSVIQAPVIELKPLPDHLKYVFLGDDETLPVIVSSSLTALEEEKLIRVLKEHKTAIG; from the exons atgagTGAAGTGAAGAAACAAATAGGGCAGATTTCTGAGTTTATAGGGCAgttttgtgaagaaggaaaactccctagttcaaccattgtgaatccgaagggaggtttcgaaTCCGCTAAAGCTATTACGTTGAGAAGCGGAAAAGAGGTGGGAATCAAGCAAAATACATCCAAACAAAGTCAAAAcaaggatgaaaagttgctgAGTGAAGAGGAGGAATTAGACAaagccacggcaaggaaagaaGTTCCATTGCCGCAGCCATCTAGTGCACCTAAACCGTCTAATTCAGGTAAGGGTGATGTAATTGTGAACCattctaaccctattccaccCAATGCACCTTTCCCTCATagatttatgcaatcaaagaaggaggagaatgagaaggacattcttgagacatttagaaaggtgcaagtgaatatcccactccttgatgcaattaaacaagttccaaggtatgccaagttttttaagGAACTTTGTGCAACAAGAAAGAggatttcaaacaaagaagttgtaaag gttaatgACTTAGTATTTCTagcggatttctatgtgcttgagatGGAAGATTCGGGCCATTCCACATCCTTGCCGATCCTCCTTGGAAaacccttcatgaaaacagcccgcaccaagatagatgtgtttaaaggCACACtcacaatggaatttgatggggatgttattgatttcaatatttctgaatCTATTAAATATCCTAAGGATGATCATTCTTGCTTCTCTATTGATGTATTTGATGCTTTGGCGCAGGGCTACCTTGACTCATTGGAGAGGGACCCTCTTGAAACCACCATAGTACACGGAGTGGGACTTAACAAACCAAAGGCAGCAATTGAGCACACTCACGGCAAGAATGATGATGCCTATGCCGTGCCTCCTAGTGCAGAAATAAaagagatggttgctgcccttgagtcattgccACAACATCTTGGTAAGCCTcctaacccaattccaattctcgTTTCTACTAACaagttgttaccttctgtgattcaagCACCCGTcattgagcttaaaccgttgccggaCCATTTGAAGTATGTATTTTTGGGAGATgacgagacattgcccgtcattgtttcctcatcactcacggcattggaggaggagaagttgattcgggtgttgaaagagcacaaaacggCAATTGGATAG
- the LOC139194718 gene encoding uncharacterized protein: MDIDAPRIHRKLQLNELEEIRNEAYENAFIYKEKAKATHDMMIRGKTFSIGQKVLLFNSRLRLFPVQIQSLKTGHEFKVNGHRLKPYYETFEEHTVEDIPLHAVGPIQA; the protein is encoded by the exons ATGGACATTGATGCCCCTAGGATCCATAGGAAATTACAATTAAATGAGCTTGAGGAGATTaggaatgaagcttatgagaacgctttcatttacaaggagaaagcaAAGGCCACCCATGACATGATGATTCGTGGAAAGACATTCTCtatagggcagaaagtgttactcttCAATTCCCGTCTTCGGTTATTtccgg tccaaattcaaagtttgaagacgggacatgaattcaaggtcaatggacaccgtttgaagccctaCTATGAGACATTTGAGGAGCATACCGTGGAGGACATACCCCTAcatgccgtgggccctattcAAGCTTAA